A genomic segment from Leptolyngbya boryana PCC 6306 encodes:
- a CDS encoding fatty acid desaturase family protein, whose translation MNPTISESNLLGDRTVLTTAALKELNTRSTLKGLIRFTAHLLILGVSGYLWGTNFGHNWAIAVPALVIYGYSLAAMFAPLHECSHRTAFENNTLNDFVCWFAGVLSFYNGAFYRRYHKWHHRYVQNLEKDPELSDPMPKNLGEYLWMISGLPWWWSKLTTHIRVALGQVEDYPYISEEARAEVIRSTRLQLAVYGVAILVSIAVQKPWFVMYWLFPLFVAQPILRGYLFAEHTGCSHDDNPLTNTRSVMTLFPMQFIMWNMPFHAEHHMYPSIPFHQLPAAHEQIKQHLAHVDSGYIKVNLDIATKLV comes from the coding sequence ATGAACCCGACTATTTCTGAGTCTAACCTGTTAGGAGACAGAACAGTTCTCACAACTGCCGCTCTGAAAGAATTGAATACTCGATCGACCTTGAAAGGATTAATCCGTTTTACTGCTCACCTGCTAATTCTGGGAGTGAGCGGATACCTATGGGGAACTAACTTTGGTCACAATTGGGCAATTGCTGTGCCAGCTTTGGTGATCTATGGTTATAGCTTGGCTGCAATGTTTGCTCCGTTGCATGAATGTTCACATCGAACTGCTTTTGAAAACAATACATTGAACGATTTCGTGTGCTGGTTTGCTGGAGTGCTGTCCTTTTATAACGGCGCATTCTATCGGCGCTATCACAAATGGCATCATCGCTATGTGCAAAATCTAGAAAAAGACCCAGAACTCAGCGATCCAATGCCCAAGAACTTAGGAGAGTACTTGTGGATGATTAGCGGATTGCCTTGGTGGTGGAGTAAGCTTACCACTCATATTCGAGTTGCTTTAGGACAAGTTGAAGACTATCCCTATATTTCAGAAGAAGCGCGGGCAGAGGTAATTCGCTCTACTCGGCTCCAGCTTGCGGTCTATGGGGTCGCGATTTTAGTGTCGATCGCAGTTCAGAAACCCTGGTTTGTGATGTATTGGCTTTTCCCGCTCTTTGTCGCGCAGCCGATTCTGAGAGGCTATCTCTTCGCAGAACATACCGGATGCAGCCATGATGATAATCCATTGACGAATACTCGATCGGTCATGACCTTATTCCCGATGCAATTCATCATGTGGAATATGCCGTTTCATGCGGAACATCACATGTATCCCTCAATCCCATTCCACCAACTGCCAGCAGCACACGAGCAAATTAAGCAGCATCTTGCTCACGTTGATTCAGGCTATATCAAAGTTAACCTCGATATTGCAACAAAGCTTGTATGA
- a CDS encoding GntR family transcriptional regulator: protein MTFPLHLAISEKLRDRIRAGIYRPGDQLPSEHQLMAEFEVSRITARRAIANLTQQGLVNVQRGKGAFVSTQQKVVYSLSSPLLLEADLARQDIEITVQTLSFERVTAPVHVQKILNCAIAYLQKKVLLFNNVPSCVDITYIVPELAKAHGKELRQKLTFTTLEKYGICIQKIDAVIECTQADYETGEQLEVSLGHPLIVYRHTAFTEAGAIVHGESISRGDRFCYSIQIDRMIAPDL, encoded by the coding sequence ATGACCTTCCCTCTACATTTAGCGATTTCTGAGAAGTTGCGCGATCGCATTCGAGCAGGTATCTACCGACCTGGCGATCAACTTCCGAGTGAACATCAGTTGATGGCTGAATTTGAGGTGAGCCGAATTACGGCTCGACGTGCGATCGCGAATCTCACACAGCAAGGATTAGTCAATGTACAACGGGGAAAAGGCGCGTTCGTTTCCACTCAACAGAAAGTGGTTTACTCGCTGTCTAGTCCGCTGTTACTCGAAGCAGATTTAGCACGACAGGATATTGAAATTACTGTGCAGACTTTGAGCTTTGAGCGAGTGACTGCACCTGTTCATGTTCAGAAAATCTTGAATTGCGCGATCGCTTATCTGCAAAAGAAAGTCCTTTTATTTAATAATGTTCCGAGCTGTGTTGATATTACTTATATTGTTCCAGAGCTAGCAAAAGCCCATGGAAAAGAATTACGTCAAAAATTAACCTTTACAACCTTAGAAAAGTACGGCATCTGCATTCAAAAAATTGATGCTGTCATTGAATGTACTCAAGCGGATTATGAAACGGGTGAGCAGTTAGAAGTCTCGTTGGGACATCCTTTGATTGTTTATCGGCATACGGCTTTTACCGAGGCAGGCGCGATCGTACATGGAGAATCAATTTCACGGGGCGATCGCTTCTGCTATTCGATTCAAATCGATCGAATGATTGCTCCTGATCTCTGA
- a CDS encoding choice-of-anchor Y domain-containing protein: MKILLTTALTGALLLLGHAKATALYTGGSSPESQGWNSPSSIPPFPASPPRTIDAAGITLNTTSNNNIMYGFGRTNTPLDSTTGFNLRFDLQLLQELRNASNDPINPADTNADGKDDRAGLSIIVVSTNTTKAIELGFFVDRIWAQEGGATKPPRFTQAEGAAFDTKTNVNQYDLSILGNNYFLYTNGNYTTPLLTGLLRNYTAEVVTPVNPYTTANTIFIGDNTTSASAQFRLNQVAYSSSAIVPVPFAFNPLFGFGLFGISRIRKAIKARQSAN; the protein is encoded by the coding sequence ATGAAAATCCTACTAACAACTGCCCTAACTGGTGCATTGCTTCTACTCGGTCATGCTAAAGCAACCGCACTCTACACGGGGGGTTCTTCCCCTGAATCCCAAGGTTGGAACAGTCCATCTTCCATTCCACCATTTCCTGCTTCACCGCCTCGGACTATCGATGCCGCAGGCATAACACTCAATACAACAAGCAACAACAATATAATGTATGGCTTTGGTCGTACGAACACACCGTTAGATTCAACAACGGGCTTCAACTTGCGATTTGATTTGCAACTGCTACAAGAGCTTCGGAATGCTTCAAACGATCCAATTAATCCAGCCGACACGAATGCAGATGGGAAAGACGATCGCGCGGGCTTGAGCATTATCGTTGTAAGTACGAATACAACGAAGGCAATTGAGTTAGGCTTTTTTGTCGATCGTATTTGGGCACAGGAAGGGGGTGCTACAAAACCACCTCGGTTTACCCAAGCAGAAGGGGCAGCATTCGACACAAAAACCAATGTGAATCAGTATGACTTGTCGATTCTGGGCAATAACTACTTTCTCTACACTAATGGCAACTACACTACGCCACTGCTGACAGGGCTTTTGCGCAATTACACGGCAGAAGTAGTGACTCCAGTTAATCCATATACCACTGCGAACACAATCTTTATTGGGGATAACACTACTTCTGCAAGCGCGCAGTTTCGGTTGAATCAGGTTGCGTATTCTTCTTCGGCGATCGTTCCTGTCCCCTTTGCTTTCAATCCTTTGTTTGGTTTCGGTTTGTTCGGAATTTCCAGAATTCGCAAAGCAATCAAAGCGCGCCAATCAGCGAACTAG
- a CDS encoding nucleoside hydrolase, whose translation MSTQKIILDTDPGGDDIFALFWLQSLVKRGFAELIAVTTAAGNVSSRQTFSSASQILSLGGLPDVEVGRGVETSDASEDAAHIHGNDGMGNLSTLLPSPIHSYESARYSDEILIDRLNAMPGEITIIAIAPLTNLAAAEIKQPGILQKAKEIIVMGGAFRCPGNITSHAEFNFWFNPGSVETVLNSRNDIVITSLDITRHLIFTKEMALQIYQTNPESQIAQFLMKLCEFMIGTALQYRETQGTAGFLVHDAATLGYLFYPETMLWQRSHIQVETQGKWTRGQTLIDDRLTTKPSANAWIATQVDATQFFTNFIEDLKVLVR comes from the coding sequence ATGTCTACCCAGAAAATCATTCTCGATACTGATCCAGGCGGCGATGATATCTTTGCTCTATTTTGGCTACAGAGTCTGGTGAAACGGGGGTTTGCTGAACTGATCGCAGTGACGACTGCCGCAGGAAATGTAAGCTCTCGCCAAACATTTTCGAGTGCCAGCCAAATTTTAAGCCTAGGCGGATTGCCGGATGTTGAAGTGGGACGCGGAGTTGAAACTTCAGACGCATCCGAAGATGCAGCGCACATTCATGGCAATGATGGCATGGGAAATTTATCGACACTCTTACCCAGTCCCATCCATTCGTATGAGTCAGCGAGATATTCGGACGAGATTTTGATCGATCGCTTAAACGCCATGCCTGGAGAAATTACAATCATTGCGATCGCACCGCTCACCAATCTTGCCGCTGCCGAAATCAAACAGCCTGGAATTTTGCAGAAAGCAAAAGAAATCATTGTCATGGGTGGTGCGTTCCGTTGCCCTGGCAACATTACTTCACATGCAGAATTTAATTTCTGGTTTAACCCTGGATCAGTTGAAACGGTTCTAAACAGCCGGAATGATATCGTCATCACATCGCTCGACATCACACGCCATCTGATTTTTACAAAAGAAATGGCTCTCCAGATCTATCAGACCAACCCAGAAAGCCAGATTGCTCAGTTCCTCATGAAACTCTGTGAGTTTATGATTGGAACGGCTTTACAGTATCGAGAGACTCAGGGAACCGCAGGATTCTTAGTTCACGACGCGGCAACTTTAGGGTATTTGTTCTATCCGGAAACGATGCTGTGGCAGCGATCGCATATTCAAGTCGAAACACAAGGCAAATGGACGCGCGGACAGACTTTGATCGACGATCGACTCACAACAAAGCCATCTGCCAATGCTTGGATTGCAACTCAAGTCGATGCAACTCAGTTTTTTACAAACTTCATCGAAGACTTGAAAGTGCTAGTTCGCTGA
- the sbcC gene encoding exonuclease subunit SbcC produces MIPQRLTLRNFLSYQEATLDFRGLHTACVCGANGAGKSSLLEAISWVIWGESRAASEDDVIHMGAKEAQVEFIFGMHQQIYRVLRTRQRGQGISLEFQIMQDGGFRSLTAKGIRSTQQLILSHLKIDYDTFVNSAYLRQGRADEFMLKRPAERKQILADLLKLHQYDTLAEQAKDRSRQFKGQVDLLERNLEAVREQLQQRDAIEQERAELEALLTQMQAQQAASNEQLQQLQAVQHQRQTWQQQLSWQQQQQRNLNQDCQRLQKERSQTDQQRQTLEKLLQQEATIIAGYRHWQALQAQEEAFSAKFQAHQVAQSQRQQHEQQQSEKIQQFQNQLQKVQAQEITLQEQLQEVEKALTKEADVEAAVQNLIAARQELQQLDQLQLQASPLLQRRQQLQKELDRASTRLSARLEELRTSARQLQTQQQRQPSLKKAAVEVAVKIEELEKLRAYQDQVLEKGLERRGFVDQLQAHQRNYEAQLAEIDQKIRMLEQEKATAIASEAEHSEGNTLVQLKQQSFPPCPLCDRPLDEHHWHLVLEKQQQQREEILSEIWVIREQLTTSEREIQVLRQEYTDIEKQLAQYGGTLERRGQLQEQLQNTAAVQEKLAQITAESAKLEEQLKTGQFELPLHEELQLLDRHLQQIDYDDRNHALARGSVDRWRWAEIRQAEIKQAKRRQATLLKRQPELEAQIEQIEQQLEQLSQELDRGLKYYDRQIAEIGYNLEQHNAIRAAIRQAQPWQLRYQELQQAKQNYPHVQQRLQELADTAQARFTDLQTITYHCQELIQALERTPDLAPHIQALEQQIQHHRTQLDEHLSKLGRLQQQQKQQEALSQQFQQINAQLKTARQQTRIYQELTQAFGKNGIQALMIENILPQLEATTNQILSRLSANQLHVQFVTQRNRKSKSTSAKAMETLDILIADAYGTRPYETYSGGEAFRVNFAIRLALARLLAQRSGTALQMLIVDEGFGTQDQEGCDRLIAAINAIAPEFACILTITHMPHFREAFQARIEVTKTQTGSELMLCL; encoded by the coding sequence ATGATTCCGCAACGCCTGACTCTTCGGAATTTTCTGAGCTACCAGGAAGCCACGCTTGACTTCCGGGGGCTTCATACTGCGTGCGTTTGTGGGGCAAATGGGGCAGGAAAATCTTCGCTACTAGAAGCAATTTCCTGGGTGATTTGGGGTGAAAGCCGAGCAGCTTCAGAAGATGATGTGATTCATATGGGCGCAAAAGAAGCGCAAGTTGAATTTATCTTCGGAATGCATCAGCAGATCTACCGTGTGCTCAGAACTCGCCAACGTGGGCAAGGCATCTCGCTGGAATTTCAAATTATGCAGGACGGTGGGTTTCGATCGCTAACTGCCAAAGGCATTCGATCCACGCAGCAATTGATCCTGAGCCATCTCAAAATTGATTACGATACGTTTGTGAATTCGGCTTACCTACGTCAAGGTCGAGCCGATGAATTTATGCTGAAACGTCCTGCGGAACGTAAGCAAATTCTTGCCGATCTTTTGAAACTTCACCAATACGACACGCTTGCAGAACAGGCAAAAGATAGATCGCGTCAGTTTAAAGGACAAGTTGATCTACTAGAGCGAAATTTAGAAGCCGTTCGAGAACAGCTTCAGCAACGAGACGCGATCGAGCAAGAACGTGCCGAACTTGAAGCACTTCTCACCCAAATGCAAGCCCAACAAGCTGCCAGTAATGAACAACTTCAACAACTGCAAGCCGTTCAGCATCAGCGACAAACTTGGCAGCAGCAATTAAGCTGGCAGCAACAACAGCAGCGCAATTTGAATCAAGACTGTCAGCGATTGCAGAAAGAGCGATCGCAAACCGATCAGCAGCGTCAAACCTTAGAAAAATTACTGCAACAAGAAGCGACGATCATTGCCGGATATCGCCATTGGCAAGCATTGCAAGCTCAAGAAGAAGCATTCTCAGCAAAATTCCAGGCGCATCAGGTCGCACAGTCCCAACGCCAACAGCACGAACAACAACAATCTGAAAAGATTCAACAGTTTCAGAATCAACTGCAAAAAGTTCAAGCTCAGGAAATTACTTTACAAGAACAGCTTCAAGAAGTTGAAAAAGCGCTCACGAAAGAAGCTGACGTTGAAGCAGCAGTTCAAAACCTGATTGCCGCACGTCAAGAACTTCAGCAACTCGATCAGCTTCAGTTACAAGCTTCGCCGCTTTTGCAACGGCGGCAACAATTGCAAAAAGAACTCGATCGTGCTTCGACTCGTCTTTCTGCTCGTCTAGAAGAACTCCGCACCTCTGCTCGACAACTTCAAACTCAGCAGCAACGACAACCGAGCTTAAAAAAAGCAGCCGTCGAGGTTGCGGTCAAAATTGAAGAACTCGAAAAACTCCGCGCCTACCAAGACCAAGTACTTGAAAAAGGCTTAGAGCGACGTGGTTTCGTTGATCAACTGCAAGCTCATCAACGAAACTATGAAGCACAGTTGGCAGAGATTGACCAGAAGATTCGGATGTTGGAACAAGAAAAAGCAACTGCGATCGCATCCGAAGCAGAGCACTCTGAAGGCAATACACTCGTTCAACTGAAACAACAATCTTTTCCGCCTTGCCCCTTATGCGATCGACCTTTAGATGAACATCATTGGCATCTTGTTCTCGAAAAACAACAGCAACAGCGTGAAGAAATTCTCTCTGAAATTTGGGTGATCCGTGAACAACTCACGACTTCAGAGCGTGAAATTCAAGTCTTGCGCCAAGAGTACACCGACATTGAAAAGCAATTAGCGCAATATGGCGGTACGTTAGAGCGGCGAGGACAGTTACAAGAACAATTACAAAATACTGCTGCCGTTCAAGAAAAACTGGCTCAAATTACGGCTGAATCTGCCAAGTTAGAAGAACAACTCAAGACTGGACAATTTGAGTTGCCGCTTCATGAGGAATTGCAACTGCTCGATCGACATTTGCAACAGATCGATTATGACGATCGCAATCATGCGCTAGCGCGTGGAAGTGTCGATCGCTGGCGTTGGGCAGAAATCCGTCAAGCAGAAATCAAACAAGCGAAACGCCGACAAGCAACTTTATTGAAGCGGCAACCCGAATTAGAAGCGCAAATTGAGCAGATCGAGCAGCAACTCGAACAATTGAGTCAGGAACTCGATCGCGGGTTGAAATACTACGATCGACAAATTGCAGAAATTGGATACAACCTGGAACAGCACAATGCAATTCGGGCGGCGATTCGTCAAGCTCAACCTTGGCAACTTCGCTATCAAGAGCTTCAACAAGCTAAGCAAAACTATCCCCATGTTCAGCAACGTTTACAAGAACTTGCAGACACAGCGCAAGCACGATTCACCGATTTGCAAACGATCACATATCACTGTCAAGAGTTGATCCAAGCCTTAGAGCGCACGCCTGATCTCGCACCGCATATTCAAGCCTTAGAGCAGCAAATCCAACATCATCGAACTCAGCTTGATGAGCATTTATCGAAGTTGGGCAGACTTCAGCAACAGCAGAAACAGCAAGAAGCACTCAGCCAGCAATTTCAACAGATCAATGCTCAGCTTAAAACGGCTCGTCAGCAGACTCGAATCTATCAAGAACTGACCCAAGCTTTCGGCAAGAATGGAATTCAAGCCTTGATGATTGAGAACATCTTGCCGCAACTCGAAGCGACGACGAATCAAATTCTGTCCCGTCTCAGCGCGAATCAATTACACGTCCAATTCGTCACCCAACGCAATCGGAAATCCAAATCCACATCTGCCAAAGCAATGGAAACTTTAGACATTTTGATTGCAGATGCCTATGGAACGCGACCCTATGAGACATATTCAGGAGGAGAAGCGTTTCGAGTCAATTTTGCGATTCGGCTCGCTCTAGCGCGATTACTGGCTCAACGCTCAGGAACAGCCTTGCAAATGCTGATTGTCGATGAAGGCTTTGGAACTCAGGATCAAGAAGGATGCGATCGCTTAATTGCTGCGATTAATGCGATCGCGCCTGAGTTTGCCTGCATTTTGACGATTACACATATGCCTCACTTCCGGGAAGCTTTCCAAGCTCGCATTGAAGTCACTAAGACTCAAACTGGATCGGAATTAATGCTCTGTTTGTAG
- the recG gene encoding ATP-dependent DNA helicase RecG: MDLVRLQKALSVEADRGFNDLEGNQFRFSEFLHLTLTEGTPALPASEQARCQTIANQFAKYSDLEFSQRQHLVAETRRFLYQVKKSEEKPAEKAPTKPTSKATPKVTPKPIEVAAQDIPLTQAITYLPGIGPKSAEKLAKLGLYFARDLLYYYPRDYIDYARQAKIRELKVGETVTIVAVIKSCNCFTSPRNSKLTILDLSIQDSSGSMKISRFYMGSRFASRGWQEQQKRLYPKGASIAASGLVKQTKYGISLEDPDIEVLDQEGETLDSSNIGRIVPVYPLTEGVGADLVRRAVTAALPAIKNLHEPMPKGLLAEYGLIGIQDAIANIHFPTDSETLESARRRLVFDEFFYLQLGLLKRRREQQQTQASAVLAPTGELIDRFHQLLPFSLTNAQSRVVNDILNDLQKQTPMNRLVQGDVGSGKTVVAVISILAAIQSGYQAAFMAPTEVLAEQHYRKLVSWFNQLHLPVELLTGSTKAAKRREIHSGLQTGELPLLVGTHALIQDTVSFDRLGLVVIDEQHRFGVEQRARLQQKGEHPHVLTMTATPIPRTLALTLHGDLDVSQIDELPPGRKAIQTTALTGRDRQQAYDLMKREIAQGRQVYIVLPLVEESEKLDLKSAIDEHQHLSENVFPDFKVGLLHGRMTSAEKDDAITQFRDNKTQILVSTTVVEVGVDVPNATVMMIEHAERFGLSQLHQLRGRVGRGGSQSFCLLMSNSKSETSVQRLKVLEQSQDGFFISEMDMRFRGPGAVLGTRQSGLPDFALASLVEDQEVLVLAREAAERTIEKDPTIEKWNAMKAELEYRYQRLMGGAILT; this comes from the coding sequence ATGGATTTGGTGCGACTACAAAAGGCGCTTTCGGTCGAAGCTGATCGCGGATTTAATGATCTGGAGGGCAATCAGTTCCGCTTCAGCGAATTTTTGCATCTCACATTGACCGAAGGAACTCCCGCACTCCCGGCATCTGAGCAAGCACGCTGTCAAACGATCGCGAATCAATTCGCGAAATATTCCGATTTAGAATTTTCACAACGCCAGCATTTAGTTGCTGAAACTCGACGCTTTCTCTATCAAGTCAAAAAATCTGAAGAAAAACCTGCGGAGAAAGCCCCGACTAAACCCACTTCAAAAGCTACGCCAAAAGTAACTCCAAAACCGATCGAAGTCGCTGCACAAGACATTCCGCTGACACAAGCTATTACTTACCTCCCAGGGATTGGCCCAAAAAGTGCCGAAAAGCTTGCTAAGCTTGGGCTTTACTTTGCGCGCGATCTGCTTTACTACTATCCGCGTGATTATATTGACTATGCTCGCCAAGCGAAAATTCGCGAACTCAAAGTCGGCGAAACGGTCACAATCGTCGCCGTGATTAAAAGCTGCAATTGTTTCACCAGTCCGCGAAATAGTAAGCTGACGATTCTCGACTTAAGCATTCAAGACTCTAGCGGTTCGATGAAAATCAGCCGTTTCTATATGGGGAGCCGTTTTGCGAGTCGAGGCTGGCAAGAACAACAGAAAAGGCTGTATCCGAAAGGAGCCTCGATCGCGGCTTCGGGGTTAGTCAAACAGACCAAATATGGCATTTCACTCGAAGATCCGGACATTGAAGTGCTGGATCAAGAAGGCGAAACCCTTGATTCTTCAAATATTGGTCGGATTGTTCCGGTCTATCCCTTAACTGAAGGAGTTGGGGCAGATTTAGTCCGTCGGGCGGTGACGGCAGCGTTACCTGCAATTAAGAATTTGCATGAACCGATGCCAAAAGGGTTACTTGCAGAATATGGATTAATTGGCATTCAAGACGCGATCGCGAATATTCACTTTCCGACTGATTCGGAGACATTAGAATCGGCGCGACGGCGCTTAGTATTTGATGAGTTCTTTTACTTACAGCTTGGCCTACTCAAACGGCGCAGAGAACAGCAGCAAACTCAAGCCAGTGCAGTACTCGCACCGACTGGAGAATTAATCGATCGCTTCCATCAGTTACTTCCTTTTAGCTTAACGAATGCTCAAAGCCGCGTTGTCAATGACATTCTCAATGATCTTCAGAAACAGACTCCGATGAATCGGCTCGTGCAAGGCGATGTCGGCTCAGGGAAAACGGTTGTTGCTGTTATTTCGATCCTAGCAGCGATTCAATCGGGCTATCAGGCAGCGTTTATGGCTCCAACTGAAGTTTTAGCAGAGCAGCACTATCGAAAATTAGTGAGTTGGTTTAATCAACTTCATTTGCCAGTGGAATTGCTCACAGGTTCGACCAAAGCAGCCAAGCGGCGAGAGATTCACAGTGGATTGCAAACCGGGGAACTTCCTTTGCTGGTTGGAACTCATGCTTTGATTCAAGATACAGTCAGCTTCGATCGCTTAGGCTTAGTCGTGATTGATGAACAACATCGCTTTGGCGTTGAACAACGCGCCCGACTTCAGCAGAAAGGCGAACATCCTCATGTGCTTACGATGACTGCAACGCCCATTCCGCGAACCCTTGCTTTAACGCTGCACGGAGACTTAGATGTGAGTCAAATCGATGAATTGCCGCCTGGAAGAAAAGCGATTCAAACAACTGCATTGACCGGTCGCGATCGCCAACAAGCTTACGATCTGATGAAGCGCGAAATCGCCCAAGGACGGCAGGTTTACATTGTCTTACCTTTAGTCGAAGAGTCAGAGAAATTGGATCTCAAATCCGCGATCGACGAACATCAACATCTGAGTGAGAATGTTTTTCCAGATTTCAAAGTAGGGTTACTGCATGGTCGCATGACTTCTGCTGAGAAAGACGATGCCATTACTCAGTTTCGAGATAACAAAACCCAGATCCTCGTCTCTACAACCGTTGTAGAAGTCGGTGTCGATGTCCCGAATGCCACCGTGATGATGATTGAACATGCGGAACGATTTGGATTATCACAATTGCACCAGCTTCGAGGTCGAGTCGGACGGGGCGGATCGCAGTCGTTCTGTCTATTGATGAGCAATTCTAAGAGTGAAACCTCAGTTCAGCGCTTGAAAGTGCTCGAACAATCTCAGGATGGTTTCTTTATTTCTGAGATGGATATGCGATTTAGAGGGCCAGGAGCAGTGTTAGGGACACGGCAATCGGGACTACCAGACTTTGCCCTGGCAAGCTTGGTCGAGGATCAAGAAGTCCTTGTGCTAGCAAGAGAGGCAGCAGAGCGAACGATCGAGAAAGATCCCACGATCGAGAAATGGAATGCGATGAAAGCAGAATTAGAATATCGCTATCAAAGGCTGATGGGTGGAGCAATTCTCACTTAA
- a CDS encoding NUDIX hydrolase, translating to MKPEVAIAILYQHQTFLLQLRDNIPNIAYPGHWGLFGGHLDPGETPEVAVVRELQEEICYVAPDLVKFGIYEDDRATRHVFAAPLTVDVSELKLMEGWDLGLFTIAEIQQGERFSDRANQIRPLGAIHQRILLDFINAKG from the coding sequence ATGAAGCCGGAAGTCGCGATCGCAATTCTCTATCAGCATCAGACCTTCCTGCTTCAACTCCGAGATAACATTCCAAATATTGCTTATCCAGGACATTGGGGACTGTTTGGGGGACATTTAGACCCAGGCGAAACGCCTGAAGTGGCAGTCGTTCGAGAATTGCAAGAAGAAATTTGCTATGTTGCGCCGGATCTGGTGAAATTCGGGATTTACGAAGACGATCGAGCGACTCGCCATGTCTTTGCTGCTCCGCTAACTGTAGATGTTTCTGAACTCAAGCTGATGGAAGGCTGGGATTTAGGGCTGTTCACAATCGCAGAGATTCAGCAAGGAGAGCGGTTTAGCGATCGAGCCAATCAAATTCGACCGTTGGGCGCAATTCACCAGCGAATTTTGCTAGACTTCATCAATGCAAAAGGGTGA
- a CDS encoding DedA family protein, which yields MSLDFISPEAIEQIAQQYGYWAIFFGILLENLGLPIPGETVTLAGGFLAGSDQLNYFWVIGDAALGATIGGNIGYWIGRYGGWALLVNLGKVFRIQETQIEELKRQFGENAGKAVFLGRFVALLRIFASPLAGIAEMPYWKFTLYNTAGAFTWATVMVSLSYFAGQVVPLEKLFTLASQFGVVALLLVAAWLVVPFWLESRKSKQLVSETLEANALPTVSDDSSQSQ from the coding sequence ATGTCACTTGACTTCATTTCGCCGGAAGCGATCGAGCAGATTGCTCAGCAGTATGGTTATTGGGCGATTTTTTTCGGAATTTTGTTAGAGAATTTAGGGCTGCCCATTCCCGGTGAAACGGTGACGCTTGCGGGTGGTTTTTTGGCAGGAAGCGATCAGCTGAATTATTTCTGGGTGATTGGTGATGCAGCGCTCGGCGCAACGATCGGCGGCAATATTGGCTACTGGATTGGGCGCTACGGCGGCTGGGCACTGCTGGTCAACTTGGGCAAGGTGTTCCGCATTCAAGAGACTCAAATCGAAGAACTAAAGCGCCAGTTTGGGGAGAATGCTGGCAAGGCAGTTTTCTTGGGTCGATTTGTGGCACTGTTGCGGATTTTTGCCAGTCCGCTCGCCGGGATCGCAGAGATGCCCTATTGGAAATTTACGCTGTACAACACTGCTGGAGCGTTCACTTGGGCAACGGTCATGGTGTCGTTGTCGTATTTTGCGGGTCAGGTTGTCCCTCTAGAGAAGCTGTTTACGCTGGCTTCACAGTTTGGGGTAGTGGCACTTTTGCTCGTAGCGGCTTGGCTCGTGGTTCCGTTTTGGTTGGAATCGCGGAAATCGAAACAGTTGGTGTCTGAAACGCTAGAAGCCAATGCACTGCCAACGGTGTCAGACGACTCTTCTCAAAGCCAGTAA
- a CDS encoding STAS domain-containing protein gives MEMALIERHEEVVLQPQGRLDAVGGAALHQQWATLAPRQYKAWIIDLSRVEFIDSSGLVSLVSGLKVATHTGTQLVLCGLRPSTRLVFEITQLDQAFSIFENYEAIEDAFGRVQEVLQIA, from the coding sequence ATGGAAATGGCGTTAATTGAGCGGCACGAAGAGGTTGTATTACAACCCCAGGGTCGATTAGATGCAGTGGGTGGTGCAGCATTACACCAACAGTGGGCAACCCTTGCACCTCGGCAATATAAAGCCTGGATTATTGATCTGTCGCGTGTTGAATTTATTGATAGTTCGGGGCTAGTTTCATTAGTCTCAGGATTAAAAGTTGCGACCCATACTGGTACTCAGCTTGTTTTATGTGGATTGCGTCCCTCGACTCGGTTGGTCTTTGAGATTACGCAACTGGATCAGGCGTTTTCGATTTTCGAGAATTATGAAGCGATCGAGGATGCTTTTGGTCGAGTTCAAGAAGTGCTGCAAATCGCTTAA